Within Planococcus citri chromosome 2, ihPlaCitr1.1, whole genome shotgun sequence, the genomic segment TTTTCGTTTGAACGATTCAGAACCAAGTAAAGGTGagattttctgctgaaaataaACTTCTATTTAAATTAGAGTTTGAAAACCTGGGAAGATCAAAATCTCGTTGAAATCTTTTTCGAAGTACTGaacattgtaaaatttaaattcaagaGGCTGATCCaagtatgattttattttctgagAAACCtgtcatgattttaaaaaattaattcaggtaactgaaaaatttgtcacCTGCATTTTGAGTTTTCTCTTttcgaagaaatattttcagaCTGGCTCGAGAGTCAAGGCCAGCAATGGGTAGAtgagattttaattttctatcagTTCTGGTTATTTGATTCcatcattttcttctttctgtTTCAGATTTTCAGGACCAATGTCAATTGTAAATTCAATCGTAGTGATTCTATTCGTTATCAGCCATGTTCATGGAGTGATCGAAGATTATGATGTTTTGACGAGACAAGATACCGAAGATGATGATGCTTTGACGAGACGAGATACCGAAGATGATGATGCTTTGACGAGACGAAGTACGATTTTTatattcatactttttttttattttgtggtTAATCTTTGAATATTTATAAAGTGCTTGGATTTCTGATCAGCTGTAAAATGTCACCTCGTTAATCATAAATTTGCATATCTAACGTAAGCAATTTAAAGACTCACCATTCGTGGCTTTATCAATGTCACTTTTTTCAGGATACGAGACAACTACTAATTCATGCCAGACACCCGATTCCCTTCCGGGAAACTGCATCGTTTTAAAAAACTGTCCTCATTTGCACGAACTGCTGAAAAAACGTGGACTAGAGCCCAGAATAGTACAATTTCTACGAAGATCGAAATGCGGAACAGAGAACAATTCGCCGAAAGTATGTTGCAGCTTGACCAACTCCGTGCAACCATCAGTGACGTCAGCATCTGTCGATTCAACGCCATCATCGATATCAAGTTACGTCCATCAAAATCCATCTTCTTTCTGGTACCCGAGTCATTCTTCAACCACAACCACAGTCAAACCTTCGCCAACCACTGAACAACTGCAGACATCGACTCAACAAATTACATCACCCAAAACGTTAATTACTGATGCTTATGATCACGATCAGTTTTGGAATACATCACCTACAGGAAGTCCAGTGACGTCTTCGCCTGGGTTGATCACCTCATCTACAGTGACTCATGCAGACAGGACTAAACTGCATGCTAAAAATAAATATGCTACGTGTGGAAAGTCTTCGAGAAAAGGGTTGAATATAAGTGGAGGGAAGAATGCGACTTTAGGTAATTTATCATACACGTCAAAATAGTGcatacatttttattaaaagaaacaaaaaatgtgtTACATTGATACTAATATTGTTATTATTTGAATGTTCAGGTGATTGGCCTTGGATGGTGACCTTGGTCTATAGAACTGTTCGCGATCCAACTCCAATGTACAGATGTGGGGGTACTCTGATTTCCGATAGATGGGTTCTTACTGCTGGTCATTGTGTTCAGTATATTGGAAGTTtgattttgtaagtttttttttctggattttgtattattttactTGCATTTCAATTATGCAAAAGGTACAGTAGATTCAGGAGGATATTTAAAATGAtgcaaaacagaaaaactcatccagaaattttcactttaccccctctttctttttctttacattCCATTATAAGAACAGGACTGCAAATAAAAAGgaagcaattttaaaatttattcctaCGTTTTCGTAAAGTCATTTATTGGCTATAATTTTTCGAAagggtcaatttaaaaaaaatcctaaataaaaaatagtcgtgttttggaaatttcgaattttcacaAAGGGCCATAAAAACCAACCAAATGGGACGAAAAAATCTGATATTCAGTTTAGGCTTGTACCATACTTTCAAGTTGGCGAGTCTAATGAGGATGgttttcgagctgttttgagacgtagaaaatattgaaaaccatttccaaataaacaataggtacttttttaatcTACAATCTAGAAGGCAAAAAAAGCttcaagaaattgaatttgGCTGAAATTCTCGAAGGAACGAGggccaaaaaattgagtcgctctccccccttccccctctcccccaatttttaataaaaatggacTGTTCCAGAATGTGATcttacaatttatcaaaatggctccaaattttgcaaaaaagtcaaacgtttcaacaaaaatgttttttgaacatttttgaggaattttgagctcaaagttggaccatgatttttggtatttaggtatatttgaaaaaagtattatataaaaaatcaaactagtcaaaatttttcaaaaaatccaaatattaTAACGAAAgtgtttttgatcatttttgaagaattttgagctcaaaattggatcatgatttttggtatttatttgaaaaaagtctctgcaaaatataaaaatgggcaacattttctttaaaaatttaaatattacttataacaaaaatgttgtttgagcatttttttttttattttgagcccaaaattggatcatatttttggagttttcgaaaatgtttaTGAAACTTATCGAAATATTTACAggttaaaaatatgcaaaaaattcatatacctcgacaaaacttttttttgagtatttttgaagaattctgccCTCGAAAAATCATTATTATACAACGTCAATCATaatggcttttaaaattttgcaaaaaattgaaatgttttaacaaaatttagcttttggaatttttgaaaaaaaaagtgtcatgcgacctatcaaaataggttaaaaatcaaaattttgtgaataataTTCTCAAAATCATAACATCGGTTGatgattttcgtaatttttgaaaaaatcgctgcTCAATCCatttaaatgaatgaaaattttgacaaaaaatcaagaattccaaacctttttagcatttttaataaatttcagcCTTGAGAAAAACACTATTTCAAAACTTCCcggaaaattgattcaatttttggccaatctTGTATTAGATTTTGATAGGTCGAATGCCACCAATGCCACCATTctcaaaagttccaaaaaatcatcacccctgtttttagactcaaaaaaaagttttgatacaGTTTTTTGATTTCCTGCCAAAATCTTAATGTGTTTGAATTGATCACATGacaccatttttgaaacttctgaaaaatttaccaaacttttggtcaattttattttgaactcgtgaattcgatttttcgaaaaaaaaaacgccacaacagtaggtacttattcgtgCCATTTGACCAAATTGCAAACATTTCAGGATTTCTGCTCTGTTTTTAACATATCGAGTCGACCGAAGATGGTTTCAGACCATTttggaaactttaaatttttttgaaaatttcaatttccccaaaaagtcataaaattagtcaaaatgaACTTTGGTATAGATAAATAGTAGGTTCACTGCAGTTCATGACCTTTGACCTACCTAACCAATTAGCAcaccaattttaaaaactgtatttttggacaaaatggTTTGTAATTGGTGAAAGTGGGTCACTAAATAAGCCCCAATCACCTTTATGCTCGCTAGAAGTCAATTTGGACggttttaatggaaatttctgaaaacttggAGTTTCCAAAAtacgactggaggctccagaatggctcgaaaccaCTTTAAATTGACTCAgaatgttgaatttgaatttatacATTATACATACttagtaaatttcaactttccaacttcattgggaaaaattttgagagagcttgaactttcaaaaatcttctggagcctccagaactgctcaaaactgttcgaaaccGAATCCAATCGATCTCAGGAGTCAAAAATGGAGtacttaccaaatttcagctttctatgtaaatttggtaaaattttgggttttttgcattttgagcacaaaattgaatttttcagaaattgctaaaaattgaaaaatgcttttcagcatctgaaattttggctggtgacgtatttttgcatgcttcaTCAATTTACTTCTTTccgacttgaaaatttgttccagTATGGGATCCATGCTATCAGTACGATGAGCATGGTGTATGAATCTTTTCCATTTTTCCTTTCAGTGTACCTCCAAATAACATTCAAACGATGTGATTAGAAAGTATTTATGATCTGGAactgattttaataaatttctttaaaaattatagaCAATCAGTACGAGTTGGAGATCTGAATTTGGACGATAAACTCGACGATGGAGCTTCCCCGATTAACATTCCGGTTGAAAAAGTGATTCCTCACCATGGCTTTACATCGACTCCCGGAGTGACCAATGACATTGCCCTGCTGCGATTAAAATATCCGGTAAATTTCacaggtaagtacatacttaagcATAAAAAACGTATTTTCTGATCTCTGCCCTTTCAgtattgaaagttcaatttgttttttaatttagcTAACGTAAGACCTATTTGTATCTCTGGAAAAGAAGAACACCGAAGTGACGACTTCTATTTGAATAGATCTGCTTACATCGCCGGATGGGGTGATATTAAATATGGTAGGTATTTGACTTATTTCTTAATCAGTTATACAGTACATACGTAATTTATTCAGtaatttgagtaggtacttattattattttttttaaatacgtaatTTCTCATTTCTAGGAGAGCGTAAGACGACTGATATGCTTATGGAAGCAACGGTCGATATAGTTGATCTAAAAACTTGTGCTAAAAATTACGCAGGACGATATGTTACAATTGATCAACGAGTGTTGTGTGCCTCCAGGCTGGGGATAGATGCTTGCCAAGTaagttttttgtgattattgTGAGTCCATAcgagaaagaaaattgaatgaaacttaCTTACTATATGAAAACTGAGATAAATGAGCACTTATTTATTACATGTATTGTTTTCAAACAGGGTGATTCTGGTGGGCCATTGATGATGCCGATTAAGAATTCGTATTACTTGGTTGGAATCATATCATTTGGTATTGGATGTGCAGATATAGACTACCCTGGAGTTTATACAAAAGTTGGCTATTTTTCTGATTGGATCAGGTCGACGACTGGtattgaaatgtaattttttggggAATAACTGAGTTTATTCGTTTGCTCAAttgttatttatatttttatatttgcaCAATTTTCAGTATATGTTCTGAAACATTTGTAGTACATTATATTGTTAACTAACCTTTATTTTATCATTCTTTacgaaaagtaggtacctatgtacctactacctacctagatcGAAATAAACTAACACTATAAGCCTTAAGGTTGCGGGTAAATGTTTTTGATTCATTGAACTCCTTCAAGAACAAACTACTTAATCATTGTAAACAAACGTAAATTATTAAATCCATTTGGGATGTTTTGAAAGagtaattttatagaattttgccTAGAGGGCTAAATCCGTCGAGTACCCACAAACTTGAATACAACATGCAAATGGGAGGAAAATGAAAacgatacatattttgaaaaacaaaatcatttgtatcaagtacctatttaaaactCGCTTCTACgtctcactgcttcaaattaGGAATTACGGTTTAACATGGAAGAAGCTAGGaaatcaaaatacgattttttcgcattttttaacCACCCGTGGATGGAATCTCGGTTTTAATTGAGTAAAGACTATTTCCCATTCGTGATTTGACCAGTATTGCCAGTTATAAAAGTGTCTTCATAACTCATCTTCCGAAAAGTGACGAAAAAAAACTAGTTATTGAATTGATACGAATCCacaactataggtacctaatctgaATTACCTTGACATTGCTGTTTAGAGATTCGTTCACATTAATAGTGATCTGTCTGTTCTATCGATGATTTAATTCGCAAGTCGAAATTTTATAGACCTGTGGATGGGATGTGGATGGGATGTGAATGAGTAGGTCCCAGGTACCCATATTTTTCCATGGTTTAGATGCTATTGGTagacattaaaaataatatgtgcAAATTATTATTGGTACTGATCGAAATTTTGAACGGCTTTGAAAGCAGATGAATATCAGTCAGTTTGAGTACCTACGTGTAGTCAGTTGATTATGTTGTTGTTATACTTATTTATCAAGGAGTTCCTGCAGCTccttaaataggtaagtacaacTTATATAGATAACAGATTTTAATGCtagtttttgttttcgttttgacCTACCTTAATATTAGGGTGTATCGCGAATAAAAACTGGTGGGTTTCGCCCAATtaattcagtgaaaattttcattttgttgaaacttgaaagccacccaaaatttttttagcttttggGTTGCCCCTCGAGGAGAGATACGAATagatatgggttctcaaagaaaggatattttttgaagaattgtgtTTTGCTCGCTCTATTGGCccttaaaaatctgttttggaaaaagtggCAAGTTCCAGATAGTATTTAAGATTCTGCATCGACCTTATGCcgttgccatcaaaatccaagaccactttcaaggctctactgagcggttaaaaaatttttaaattgttaatttttgaggTACCTATGCTTAGTTAtacgtgttttgaaaattttttattctgaaatatttcgcgTTAACCAAGCTGAAATATCAAAAGATCAttttctgaaactgggaaaacATTTTGGAACTCAGTGGTATCTACAAATTTTCTGGctattattgtaaattttaaaaaactaaaaaattaaaacgtgaaCATTCTAAATATCGTTAAGTAAATTGcattgaattttagaaaatgaaatacctataaTGTACTTACATGGGTAAAATTTGTGGATTATTTTCTATACCACTAAGTAACATTTCTGAACATAATGTGACCAATGCGGGTGCATTTAAATAAAGACCAAGCGACtgggagatttttgaaaaaatgaaattgttgtgGGCAAGATGGCGAATTttaaattagtaaaaattttgttcaatttttacatatAAGGTGGTTCGAAGTTATATTCTGGATTTTAGATAAGCAATTGTAAGAAGTAGTTTTTGTTGCGTGTATATTTTATGTGTTTCTCACGTTATTTTCGTCATCTGGATACGTTTGCCATTTCCGATACCTCTTGGGGTTTTGGCTCGTGGTGCAATTAGTAGCTGTGTGTTTGCTACGCATTATTTTACGATACATACAGATACAAATATAGATTTTATGATGTGACAAATACGCATTAGTTATTGGCAGCTGCATTGAGTTGCGTTTTATTACTGAGGGGTTATCTTAGCGACCATGGGTGACAGGGATGGAGATGCGGAGATTCTCCCACCTATTTGGGTACAAATATATGAAATATACCAGCAAAGAGATGGGCTGAGCACAGAGATCTTAGTTGTAATAAGACTTGTTGAAGTAAAGTGTCTGTGCTGGCTGCTGCTATTTTTCCCTGGTCGCCAAGAGATACCTGCCTGTTAACATTGTATTGACGAGTATACGAATACAACACCGAAGTATTACGCAAATACGTAAGTGACATAAAGTTATCTTACTGAGTACTACGATACATGAATACTTATTAGAATATGTTTTGCTTTAGTTAATTGAATGATATTGAAGTGCACCGCACCATGCAGTGTAATTAGATATGATTCTAAATGAGACAGTGATTGTGATTAGTACAGTGATTGCCTTT encodes:
- the LOC135834617 gene encoding proclotting enzyme-like, encoding MSIVNSIVVILFVISHVHGVIEDYDVLTRQDTEDDDALTRRDTEDDDALTRRRYETTTNSCQTPDSLPGNCIVLKNCPHLHELLKKRGLEPRIVQFLRRSKCGTENNSPKVCCSLTNSVQPSVTSASVDSTPSSISSYVHQNPSSFWYPSHSSTTTTVKPSPTTEQLQTSTQQITSPKTLITDAYDHDQFWNTSPTGSPVTSSPGLITSSTVTHADRTKLHAKNKYATCGKSSRKGLNISGGKNATLGDWPWMVTLVYRTVRDPTPMYRCGGTLISDRWVLTAGHCVQYIGSLILQSVRVGDLNLDDKLDDGASPINIPVEKVIPHHGFTSTPGVTNDIALLRLKYPVNFTANVRPICISGKEEHRSDDFYLNRSAYIAGWGDIKYGERKTTDMLMEATVDIVDLKTCAKNYAGRYVTIDQRVLCASRLGIDACQGDSGGPLMMPIKNSYYLVGIISFGIGCADIDYPGVYTKVGYFSDWIRSTTGIEM